A part of Streptomyces sp. NBC_01451 genomic DNA contains:
- a CDS encoding CATRA conflict system CASPASE/TPR repeat-associated protein produces the protein MTAPGWIDEETRTDVLEVLGDLLAWELTPQRWERVEPIVVSLAEALAAGDGAAARDATADLELAGPVRATRLGAVPVIPVPEHIRDQADHLVHSLDAAPQGPTGHDSGSTGRPGGGDGGATPQELVVHLYASLDGPFATAGYQQIRGVWERCRDGLGMVGPIAGTGLPDTLPSDAATLVPGRAAAAQEDPAADFQAVVRREHDVVNLSIVFAAPLDTPARRRRIGSASPPGWAEFDRWWTGLASDGTDALLGSVRVYQARFPGSATPPLHLAADEVERALSHAGHVPGWGQRGWTTERGFAVWELSRDDVGPARSLVVLAPEDQQARLSAWTWSQGQPAMPLLARYLMHAAKLRYQARVRGDGQEISRLREQVHDRTGRLPGLSRQRSADLVAELAELRGEEARLTLVEANVRDMLHTVRISVDNMTGAEQGCFAADRRLAEWLPRQLGHDAEYLASTRSRARDLRCLLDPESVTDGAMPVRAPASGPPVRGPVADPSVPPFVPSQSAAPPAVPRPVTPRLGFAVDAEGYSGRTSPQQDDVQDRLARLVREVLAGVGLALEDTDHQGTGDGMNVFLPPGVELHRALPPIIRSWKDHLAADNGRFRDRLRLRLATVVGPAGVAALGYSGATIVEVSRMLNSDVLRGALRENPRADYTALVSDQLYQYVVGEGHPGLDAKQFQRVLVETKEYSKHAWLWIPG, from the coding sequence GTGACCGCTCCTGGATGGATCGACGAGGAGACTCGGACCGATGTGCTGGAAGTCCTCGGCGACCTCCTGGCATGGGAACTCACACCGCAGCGCTGGGAGCGGGTGGAGCCGATCGTCGTGTCCCTCGCCGAGGCGCTCGCGGCCGGGGACGGCGCCGCCGCCCGTGACGCCACGGCCGATCTGGAGCTGGCCGGCCCGGTAAGGGCCACCCGGCTCGGTGCCGTTCCGGTGATTCCGGTGCCGGAGCACATCCGGGACCAGGCCGACCACCTGGTGCACTCGCTCGACGCCGCCCCGCAAGGGCCCACGGGGCATGACAGCGGCTCCACGGGCCGCCCGGGAGGTGGGGATGGCGGCGCAACCCCGCAGGAACTCGTCGTCCATCTCTACGCGTCGCTCGACGGACCGTTCGCGACGGCGGGGTACCAGCAGATCCGCGGTGTGTGGGAGCGCTGCAGGGACGGGCTCGGCATGGTCGGACCGATCGCCGGCACCGGGCTCCCGGACACACTGCCGTCCGACGCCGCCACCCTGGTCCCGGGGCGGGCCGCGGCGGCCCAGGAGGATCCGGCGGCCGACTTCCAGGCTGTGGTCCGGCGCGAGCACGACGTCGTCAACCTGTCGATCGTGTTCGCGGCTCCCCTCGACACTCCGGCCAGGCGCAGACGCATCGGCTCGGCGTCGCCGCCCGGCTGGGCCGAATTCGACCGTTGGTGGACCGGTCTGGCCTCCGACGGCACCGACGCGCTCCTCGGCAGCGTACGTGTGTACCAGGCGAGGTTCCCCGGGTCGGCCACCCCACCGCTCCACCTCGCCGCCGACGAGGTCGAGCGCGCTCTCTCCCATGCCGGTCACGTCCCCGGCTGGGGGCAGCGGGGGTGGACCACCGAGCGGGGATTCGCCGTGTGGGAGTTGTCGCGGGACGACGTCGGTCCCGCGCGGAGCCTCGTCGTTCTTGCTCCGGAGGACCAGCAGGCCCGGCTCAGCGCCTGGACATGGAGTCAGGGACAGCCCGCCATGCCCCTGTTGGCCCGCTATCTGATGCACGCGGCGAAACTCCGCTACCAGGCGCGGGTCCGGGGCGACGGGCAGGAGATCAGCCGTTTGCGCGAGCAGGTGCACGACCGCACCGGGCGGTTGCCGGGACTGTCGCGGCAGCGCTCCGCGGACCTTGTCGCCGAACTGGCCGAGCTGCGCGGTGAGGAGGCCCGGCTGACCCTGGTCGAGGCGAACGTGCGGGACATGCTGCACACCGTACGGATTTCCGTCGACAACATGACCGGCGCGGAGCAAGGGTGCTTCGCGGCCGACCGGCGGCTCGCCGAGTGGCTGCCCCGCCAGCTCGGCCACGACGCCGAGTACCTGGCGAGCACGCGGTCACGCGCCCGGGATCTCCGGTGTCTCCTCGACCCCGAGTCGGTGACCGACGGCGCGATGCCGGTCCGTGCTCCGGCGTCAGGTCCACCGGTGCGCGGGCCGGTGGCCGATCCGTCGGTGCCGCCCTTCGTGCCGTCGCAGTCGGCCGCGCCCCCTGCTGTTCCGCGACCCGTCACCCCGCGCTTGGGGTTCGCCGTCGACGCGGAGGGATACAGCGGACGCACCTCACCCCAGCAGGACGACGTGCAGGACCGGCTCGCGCGACTCGTCCGGGAGGTCCTCGCCGGGGTGGGCCTCGCCCTGGAGGACACCGACCACCAGGGAACCGGAGACGGAATGAACGTCTTCCTGCCGCCCGGGGTGGAACTGCACCGGGCCCTGCCTCCGATCATCCGCTCCTGGAAGGACCATCTCGCCGCGGACAACGGGCGGTTCCGGGACCGCCTGAGGTTGCGGCTAGCCACGGTCGTGGGCCCGGCCGGCGTGGCCGCACTCGGGTATTCGGGGGCGACCATCGTCGAGGTCAGCCGAATGCTCAACAGCGATGTGCTCCGCGGCGCTCTTCGCGAGAACCCCCGGGCCGACTACACGGCCCTGGTCTCCGACCAGCTCTATCAGTACGTCGTCGGCGAGGGTCATCCGGGCCTGGACGCGAAGCAGTTCCAGCGCGTGCTGGTCGAGACCAAGGAGTACAGCAAGCACGCCTGGCTGTGGATCCCCGGATGA
- a CDS encoding phosphotransferase family protein — protein sequence MGSGEGNRDIDGDPDSRGWGATRSWVEKGLPEAERIEEVERLRGGWTSEMRRLDLGGPDGRRSLVLRSFVKPFFVQHAEGLLTREAAVLRLLGDTDVPAATPVAVDATAQYCDHPSLLMSLLPGTVRLDEQGADDRAELLARQLVRIHRLRVTEEQRPRAYQAWTSPERVVPPAATERPGLWQRAVDVIRREPPAWRGCFLHRDFHPGNVLFTGTGDDLRISGVVDWVETSWGPADLDVAHCSTALALLHGVPAGMAFADRYVVAGGTLAEDDSAHLYWRLLDALGFAPDAEKVAVPWRELGRTDLTAGVLTRRLEGYIESLFGRYA from the coding sequence ATGGGCTCGGGCGAGGGAAACAGGGACATCGACGGGGATCCTGACAGCCGGGGCTGGGGTGCCACGCGCTCCTGGGTGGAGAAGGGGCTGCCGGAGGCCGAGCGCATCGAAGAAGTGGAGCGGCTGCGCGGTGGCTGGACGTCGGAGATGCGCCGCCTGGACCTCGGTGGCCCCGATGGCCGGCGCTCACTCGTCCTGCGGTCCTTCGTCAAGCCCTTCTTCGTTCAGCACGCGGAGGGCCTGCTGACCCGGGAGGCGGCCGTCCTGCGCCTGCTCGGTGACACCGACGTGCCTGCGGCCACGCCTGTGGCGGTGGATGCGACCGCGCAGTACTGCGATCATCCCTCTTTGCTGATGTCCCTGCTGCCGGGGACCGTCCGACTGGACGAACAGGGCGCCGATGACCGCGCCGAACTGCTGGCCCGGCAGTTGGTGCGTATCCATCGACTGCGGGTGACCGAGGAGCAACGGCCCCGTGCCTATCAGGCCTGGACCTCTCCCGAACGAGTGGTTCCGCCCGCAGCCACCGAGCGGCCCGGGCTCTGGCAGCGCGCTGTCGACGTCATCCGCCGGGAGCCCCCGGCCTGGCGTGGTTGCTTCCTGCACCGGGACTTCCATCCCGGCAACGTCCTCTTCACAGGCACCGGCGACGACCTCCGCATCAGCGGTGTCGTCGACTGGGTGGAGACCTCGTGGGGGCCGGCCGACCTGGACGTGGCACATTGCTCGACGGCTCTCGCGCTGCTGCACGGTGTTCCCGCAGGCATGGCTTTCGCCGATCGCTACGTCGTCGCGGGAGGAACCCTGGCCGAAGACGACAGCGCCCATCTTTACTGGCGGCTGCTGGACGCGCTGGGATTCGCCCCGGACGCGGAGAAGGTCGCGGTCCCCTGGCGTGAACTGGGCCGCACCGATCTGACCGCCGGTGTCCTGACCCGACGGCTGGAGGGATACATCGAATCCCTCTTCGGCCGCTACGCCTGA
- a CDS encoding ATP-binding protein yields MRVGYALGGEGGCIADARHHAVAFLDRACADHHLPVAAHVRDFVQLVVSELVTNARKFAPGPVLLELRVNTHAVDVVVWDSEPTVPAARGADPGRIGQHGLEIVKAVSEDLFIEQEAAGKRITARIALSEPGEQSRPPPA; encoded by the coding sequence ATGCGCGTCGGCTACGCCCTGGGCGGGGAAGGCGGCTGCATCGCCGATGCCCGCCACCACGCCGTCGCCTTTCTCGACCGAGCCTGCGCCGACCACCACCTGCCCGTAGCCGCACACGTGAGGGATTTCGTCCAGCTGGTGGTCAGCGAGCTGGTCACCAACGCCCGCAAATTCGCTCCCGGCCCCGTTCTGCTGGAACTGCGCGTCAACACCCACGCCGTGGACGTCGTCGTGTGGGACAGCGAACCCACCGTGCCCGCGGCCCGGGGTGCCGATCCCGGCAGGATCGGCCAGCACGGACTGGAGATCGTCAAGGCCGTCTCCGAGGACCTGTTCATCGAGCAGGAGGCGGCCGGCAAACGCATCACGGCCCGCATCGCCCTGTCCGAGCCGGGAGAACAGTCACGACCTCCTCCGGCCTGA
- a CDS encoding MerR family transcriptional regulator has translation MTAGDSYGRIDDDDYPAYTMGRAAEMLGTTQGFLRAIGEARLITPLRSEGGHRRYSRYQLRIAARARELVDQGTPIEAACRIIILEDQLEEAQRINAEYRRAASRHTARA, from the coding sequence GTGACAGCAGGGGATTCCTACGGCCGTATCGACGACGATGACTACCCCGCCTACACCATGGGCCGAGCCGCCGAGATGCTCGGCACCACACAGGGCTTCCTCCGCGCCATCGGCGAGGCCCGACTCATCACTCCGCTGCGCTCCGAGGGCGGACACCGGCGCTACTCCCGCTACCAGCTGCGGATCGCTGCCCGAGCCCGGGAACTCGTCGACCAGGGGACCCCCATCGAGGCCGCCTGCCGCATCATCATCCTCGAAGACCAGCTTGAGGAAGCCCAGCGCATCAACGCCGAATACCGCCGCGCCGCATCCCGGCACACTGCCCGTGCCTGA
- a CDS encoding PP2C family protein-serine/threonine phosphatase: MTLVGMLEAAEAAAPVESLDVVARLLREQLGAVSVSFLIMDFTGSSVVRLGVAGSVDTDEPARRITLKGTLYDDVIRTQRPSLEDRGEDALVRVVAPVTNRGDTIGLLELFLPTAPDEEVMREIGETAHALAYIVIANRSYTDVYQWGRRTTPLSLAAEIQHRLLPASLACEAAQFAVAGALEPADHVGGDTFDYVVDRDSVQLSVTDAMGHDVDAALLATLLVSALRRARRAGADLAEQAHQADQAMREHGRQGYVTGQLLRISLIDGETEFINAGHPWPLRMRDGQVQEITPKIDTPFGFPIPHTYQVQSLDLRPGDRLVMLTDGMLERNAGRLDLSDLIVRTRALHPREASRTLIAAIIDANDGHLQDDATVMCLDWHGTGQSHRDAATGADLTDASRASRTGRTTPGR; encoded by the coding sequence ATGACTCTCGTGGGGATGCTGGAGGCGGCGGAGGCCGCGGCGCCGGTGGAGTCGCTCGACGTGGTCGCGCGCCTGCTCAGGGAGCAACTCGGAGCCGTGTCGGTGTCGTTCCTCATCATGGACTTCACCGGCAGCTCGGTCGTACGGCTGGGGGTGGCGGGCAGTGTCGACACCGATGAACCCGCCCGGCGGATCACGCTGAAGGGCACCCTGTACGACGACGTGATCCGCACCCAAAGGCCGAGCCTGGAGGACAGGGGCGAGGACGCGCTGGTGCGTGTCGTCGCCCCGGTGACCAACCGCGGGGACACCATCGGGCTCCTCGAACTGTTCCTGCCCACGGCGCCGGACGAGGAGGTGATGCGGGAGATCGGCGAGACCGCGCACGCGCTGGCGTACATCGTCATCGCGAACCGGTCCTACACGGACGTGTACCAGTGGGGCCGCCGCACCACCCCACTGAGCCTGGCCGCGGAGATCCAGCACAGGCTCCTCCCGGCCTCGCTGGCGTGCGAGGCCGCGCAGTTCGCGGTCGCCGGGGCGCTGGAGCCGGCCGACCACGTCGGGGGTGACACCTTCGACTACGTCGTCGACCGGGACAGCGTCCAGCTCTCCGTCACCGACGCCATGGGGCACGACGTCGACGCCGCGCTGCTGGCCACCCTCCTGGTGAGCGCCCTGCGCCGGGCACGGCGAGCCGGTGCCGACCTCGCCGAACAGGCCCACCAGGCCGACCAGGCCATGCGCGAACACGGCCGCCAGGGATACGTCACCGGCCAACTCCTGCGCATCAGCCTGATCGACGGCGAGACCGAGTTCATCAACGCCGGACACCCCTGGCCGCTGCGGATGAGAGACGGACAGGTGCAGGAGATCACCCCGAAGATCGACACGCCGTTCGGTTTCCCCATCCCGCACACCTACCAGGTCCAGTCGCTGGACCTGCGGCCGGGCGACCGGCTGGTGATGCTGACCGACGGCATGCTGGAGCGCAACGCGGGCCGCCTCGATCTGTCCGACCTGATCGTGCGCACCCGCGCCCTGCATCCACGCGAGGCTTCCCGCACCCTCATCGCGGCGATCATCGACGCCAACGACGGTCACCTGCAGGACGACGCGACCGTCATGTGCCTGGACTGGCACGGCACCGGCCAGTCCCATCGTGACGCCGCCACCGGAGCCGACCTCACCGACGCCTCACGAGCGTCAAGAACGGGACGGACCACTCCTGGGCGATGA
- a CDS encoding Pycsar system effector family protein, whose protein sequence is MRPWARRPQAAELPPPGADNAWQALQLVTAWIEHAEAKAAVMLAATGIVGGTLYSLVDSTPRPPVPFLIAAALCALFTLCSAIGTGMVLRPRRRGTGLPTSLLYYEHVARAYRSREDGYPEALAALLRDDAMLVAAVAEQIWANAHIARRKYFWSDVSIIALLSAFAALALTAAFGVLDGVA, encoded by the coding sequence ATGAGGCCATGGGCACGACGACCGCAGGCCGCGGAGCTCCCGCCGCCCGGCGCGGACAACGCGTGGCAGGCGCTTCAGCTCGTCACCGCGTGGATCGAACACGCCGAGGCCAAGGCGGCGGTGATGCTCGCCGCGACCGGAATCGTCGGCGGCACTCTGTACAGCCTGGTCGACAGCACGCCCCGTCCGCCGGTCCCGTTCCTCATCGCCGCCGCCCTGTGCGCCCTGTTCACCCTGTGCTCGGCGATCGGCACGGGCATGGTCCTGCGCCCCCGCCGGCGCGGGACCGGCCTGCCGACGAGCCTCCTGTACTACGAGCACGTGGCCCGCGCCTACCGTTCACGTGAGGACGGCTACCCCGAGGCGCTGGCGGCGCTCCTGCGCGACGACGCCATGCTGGTCGCCGCCGTCGCCGAGCAGATATGGGCCAACGCGCACATCGCCCGCCGCAAGTACTTCTGGAGCGACGTCAGCATCATCGCGCTGTTGTCGGCCTTCGCGGCCCTGGCTCTGACCGCTGCCTTCGGCGTGCTCGACGGAGTCGCGTGA
- a CDS encoding serine hydrolase domain-containing protein, with protein MPLPRPTHLRLPVGAVLAGACVAALVSAPAGAESPSSTTDRALRSQLEQLVRAPGGPPGVIAVLQRGESRRILRAGVADLETGRPVEATDHMRIASTAKAFSGAVALRLVDRGPLGLDDTIGRRLPALPRAWHAVTLRELLTHTSGLPDFSRSPDFIRVLTADLHHRFDSRRLLDFVAGEPLLFRPGSRYQYSNSDNIAVALMAEAVTGKRYEELLRQLVYRPLGLRGTSLPQGFELPEPYMRGYDVPVRPPAAPEDVSELIGASGVWASGGIVSTPRDMTRFVRGYAGGALISRATLREQRRWVDGASEPAGPGRNEAGAAIFRYTTRCGVVLGHTGNTPGYTQLIAATPDGERSLTFSLTTQVNEATKPQLLEKLREVEENFVCALLRK; from the coding sequence ATGCCGTTGCCCCGTCCCACCCACCTGCGTCTGCCGGTCGGCGCCGTGCTGGCCGGCGCCTGTGTCGCAGCCCTGGTGTCCGCCCCCGCCGGAGCCGAATCGCCCAGCTCCACCACGGACCGCGCGCTGCGGAGCCAGCTCGAACAACTGGTCCGCGCTCCGGGCGGCCCACCCGGCGTCATCGCCGTGCTCCAGCGAGGAGAGTCACGCCGGATCCTGCGGGCCGGAGTCGCCGACCTCGAAACAGGCAGGCCGGTCGAGGCGACCGACCACATGCGTATCGCCAGTACGGCGAAGGCGTTCAGCGGCGCCGTGGCACTGCGCCTCGTGGACCGGGGCCCGCTCGGCCTCGATGACACCATCGGCCGACGGCTGCCCGCGCTCCCCCGGGCCTGGCACGCGGTGACCCTGCGCGAGCTCCTGACCCACACCAGCGGCCTGCCGGACTTCAGCCGCAGTCCTGACTTCATCAGGGTCCTCACGGCCGATCTGCACCATCGCTTCGACTCCCGGCGGCTGCTCGACTTCGTGGCCGGAGAGCCACTGCTGTTCCGCCCCGGTTCGCGGTACCAGTACTCCAACTCGGACAACATCGCCGTCGCCCTGATGGCCGAGGCGGTGACCGGGAAGCGCTACGAGGAGCTGCTGCGGCAGTTGGTGTACCGTCCGCTCGGCCTGCGCGGCACGAGCCTCCCCCAGGGCTTCGAGCTGCCGGAACCGTACATGCGCGGCTACGACGTCCCCGTCCGGCCGCCGGCCGCGCCGGAGGACGTCAGCGAGCTGATCGGCGCGTCGGGGGTGTGGGCGTCGGGCGGAATCGTCTCCACTCCGAGGGACATGACCAGGTTCGTCCGCGGTTACGCGGGCGGCGCGCTGATCTCCCGGGCGACACTGCGTGAGCAGCGGCGTTGGGTCGACGGCGCCTCGGAACCGGCGGGCCCCGGCAGGAACGAGGCGGGGGCGGCGATCTTCCGTTACACCACGAGATGCGGAGTGGTGCTCGGCCACACGGGAAACACGCCGGGCTACACCCAGCTGATCGCCGCGACACCGGACGGAGAGCGGTCGCTGACGTTCTCGCTCACCACGCAGGTGAACGAGGCGACGAAGCCGCAGCTCCTGGAGAAGCTGCGCGAGGTGGAGGAGAACTTCGTTTGCGCGCTGCTCCGGAAGTGA
- a CDS encoding AAA family ATPase has product MADLVKPVGRGATDGPPVGGQQPAWLRELETALLTHAQVMFYGNVRDTYLVPGPSGWRLPGIRGGVWSCLEQAGYRFLVVADPVDGLQVLPNTPEAVAAAQDLVGTRVESGQRTSPERLLQAIRRVAGADVRAAVMIDYAARLVRNVQQLEPDEHHFFAACEKLAHTTRPLRLEGEPGQRYNPVLWVVNGERDLPAWFTADNPALRRVALPMPDLGDRRTTAEILAPTLLPADLPGQQRAEYVHRFAAQTQSLTLRSMVEIARLAAAGKEDGDGQTSEVIEAAARSYRVGIVENPWSRPVLRGQLIDAHEGLGRRVLGQPEAVARALDIVTRSVMGLSGAQASATASRPRGVLFFAGPTGVGKTELAKALTELVFGDERAYIRFDMSEFAAEHAADRLIGAPPGYVGHDAGGELTNSIRQRPFSLVLFDEIEKAHPRILDKFLQILDEGRLTDGMGSTVYFSEALLVFTSNLGMTARDANGVPLLTPDTPRDRLVAQVTAEIGRHMSERLNRPELLNRIGDNIVVFNFIAKEAATDIFDLLVDRILGLTHRECGTEVRLAADVRALLLELATADTSLGGRGIGSVLETALVNPLARALFAQGDAAPAQQTVVGLLPAPAGWEVVLA; this is encoded by the coding sequence GTGGCGGATCTCGTCAAACCCGTCGGGCGGGGTGCGACCGACGGGCCGCCCGTCGGCGGGCAACAGCCCGCGTGGCTGCGGGAGTTGGAAACCGCCCTGCTGACCCACGCACAGGTCATGTTCTACGGCAACGTCCGGGACACCTACCTGGTGCCGGGTCCGTCGGGCTGGCGGCTCCCCGGCATCCGCGGCGGTGTGTGGTCCTGCCTGGAGCAGGCCGGCTACCGCTTCCTTGTGGTGGCCGATCCCGTGGACGGGCTCCAGGTGCTGCCCAACACACCGGAGGCCGTCGCCGCCGCACAGGATCTGGTGGGGACCCGCGTCGAGAGCGGCCAACGGACCAGCCCCGAGCGGCTGTTGCAGGCGATCCGGCGAGTGGCGGGGGCCGACGTCCGGGCGGCCGTGATGATCGACTACGCCGCCAGGCTCGTCCGGAACGTCCAGCAACTCGAACCCGACGAACACCACTTCTTCGCCGCCTGCGAGAAACTCGCCCACACCACCCGACCCTTGCGCCTGGAGGGCGAGCCCGGACAGCGCTACAACCCTGTCCTGTGGGTCGTCAACGGCGAACGGGACCTGCCCGCCTGGTTCACCGCCGACAACCCGGCGCTGCGCCGCGTCGCCCTGCCGATGCCCGATCTGGGTGACCGCCGGACCACCGCCGAAATCCTCGCCCCCACGCTCCTTCCCGCCGACCTGCCCGGGCAGCAACGCGCGGAGTACGTCCACCGGTTCGCCGCGCAGACCCAGTCGCTGACGCTGCGCAGCATGGTGGAGATCGCCAGGCTCGCGGCGGCGGGCAAGGAGGACGGGGACGGGCAGACGTCCGAGGTGATCGAGGCCGCGGCCCGGTCCTACCGGGTCGGCATCGTGGAGAACCCGTGGAGCAGACCGGTGTTGCGCGGCCAGCTCATCGACGCGCACGAGGGACTGGGCCGGCGGGTCCTGGGCCAGCCCGAGGCCGTCGCGCGTGCGCTGGACATCGTGACCCGGTCGGTGATGGGGCTGTCCGGGGCGCAGGCCTCGGCCACCGCGTCGCGGCCCCGCGGTGTGCTGTTCTTCGCCGGTCCGACCGGCGTGGGCAAGACCGAGCTGGCCAAGGCCCTGACAGAGCTGGTGTTCGGCGACGAGCGCGCCTACATCCGGTTCGACATGAGCGAGTTCGCCGCCGAACACGCCGCGGACCGCCTGATCGGCGCCCCTCCGGGCTACGTGGGGCACGACGCGGGCGGCGAGTTGACCAACTCCATCCGGCAACGCCCCTTCAGCCTGGTGCTGTTCGACGAGATCGAGAAGGCGCACCCGCGGATCCTCGACAAGTTCCTGCAGATCCTCGACGAGGGCCGGCTGACCGACGGCATGGGGTCCACGGTCTACTTCTCCGAGGCCCTCCTGGTGTTCACGTCCAACCTGGGCATGACGGCCCGCGACGCGAACGGCGTCCCACTGCTGACCCCCGACACACCGCGCGACCGGCTCGTCGCCCAGGTGACCGCCGAGATCGGGCGCCACATGTCGGAGCGGCTGAACCGGCCCGAACTGCTCAACCGGATCGGCGACAACATCGTCGTGTTCAACTTCATCGCCAAGGAGGCGGCCACCGACATCTTCGACCTGCTGGTCGACCGCATCCTGGGGCTCACACACAGGGAGTGCGGCACCGAGGTGCGGCTCGCCGCCGACGTACGCGCCCTGCTGCTGGAGCTGGCCACCGCCGACACCTCGCTCGGCGGCCGGGGCATCGGGTCGGTACTGGAGACCGCCCTGGTCAACCCGCTCGCCCGGGCCCTGTTCGCCCAGGGCGACGCGGCCCCGGCCCAGCAGACCGTCGTAGGACTGCTGCCCGCCCCCGCGGGCTGGGAGGTGGTGCTGGCATGA
- the trhA gene encoding PAQR family membrane homeostasis protein TrhA: protein MIAEDTEPPAQGRESRPGHGPTPDSERTPAVDTPAGAIGRLTGGQAAASLEAGVERAAAALKPRMRGWLHAGVFPLALVGGIVLIAVSRSAASVAACSVYAVSASLLFGTSAVYHRGTWGPRGEAVLRRLDHANIFLIIAGTYTPLAVLLLPERRQVVLLTVVWAGALAGIAFRVLWIGAPRWLYTPCYIALGWVAVFNLPDFARTGGITVVLLVIAGGLLYTAGAVVYGLKRPDPSPAWFGFHEVFHALTIAAFTAHYTAILLAVT from the coding sequence ATGATCGCCGAAGACACCGAGCCGCCGGCCCAGGGACGAGAGTCCCGGCCCGGTCACGGCCCCACTCCCGACTCCGAGCGCACTCCGGCGGTCGACACGCCTGCCGGCGCAATCGGCAGGCTGACCGGCGGGCAGGCAGCCGCGAGCCTGGAAGCCGGGGTGGAGCGCGCGGCTGCTGCGCTGAAGCCGAGGATGCGAGGCTGGCTGCACGCCGGAGTGTTCCCGCTCGCGCTGGTCGGCGGCATCGTCCTGATCGCCGTTTCACGCTCGGCGGCGTCAGTGGCGGCCTGCTCGGTGTACGCGGTGTCGGCCAGCCTGCTGTTCGGCACCAGTGCGGTCTACCACCGCGGAACGTGGGGCCCGCGAGGGGAAGCGGTACTGCGGCGCCTGGACCACGCGAACATCTTCCTGATCATCGCCGGTACCTATACCCCGCTGGCGGTACTGCTGCTGCCCGAGCGACGACAGGTGGTGCTGCTCACCGTGGTGTGGGCGGGGGCCCTGGCCGGCATCGCCTTCCGCGTCCTGTGGATCGGGGCTCCCCGCTGGCTGTACACCCCGTGCTACATCGCCCTGGGCTGGGTGGCCGTCTTCAACCTGCCCGACTTCGCGCGCACCGGCGGCATCACGGTGGTCCTGCTCGTCATCGCCGGCGGACTGCTCTACACCGCGGGCGCGGTCGTCTACGGACTCAAGCGCCCCGACCCCTCACCTGCCTGGTTCGGCTTCCACGAGGTCTTCCACGCCCTGACCATCGCCGCCTTCACCGCGCACTACACCGCCATCCTCCTCGCGGTCACCTGA